The Flavobacterium sp. M31R6 nucleotide sequence GGCTGAAAAAATCAACAACCGTGATGATATTGGAATGATTTGTATTGAGCATGAATTTGGTCTTTATGAAGGAGATTACGGAAATTACCTATTGTCCTTTTTATTGGCGATAAACAAACCAATTGCAACTGTTTTTCATACGGTATTGCCTAGGCCAAACGATAAATTAAAAAAAATAGTTCAGGCTATCATTGATTTGTCAAACAAAATCGTGGTACTGACCAAAAGATCCCAGGAGATTTTAATAAGAGATTATGATTGTCAGGAGTCGAAATTAAGGATAATTCCGCATGGCACTCATATGGTGCTTTGGGATCAAAAGGAAAAACTAAAAAATGAATTCAATTATTCCGGTAAAACAGTATTGTCAACATTTGGATTAATTAGTGATAATAAAAACATTGAAACCGTTTTGTATTCCCTGCCCGAGATTATAGCAAAACATCCCGAAGTTGTCTATTTGGTAATCGGGAAAACACATCCTGAAGTCTTGAAAAAAGAAGGAGAGAAATACCGTAATATGCTTATTGAGACGACCAAGAAACTGAATATTGAGAACAATGTTTTCTTTATCAATGAATTCCTGGAGTTAAAACAACTTCTTAACTATTTGATTTCATCAGACATTTATTTGTTTGCTTCCAAAGATCCAAATCAGGCTGTGAGCGGGACTTTTGCATATGCAATGAGCTGTGGTTGTGCTATTATTTCAACTCCGATAGCTCATGCTATTGAGGATTTGAACTCAGGTATCGGAATATTGCTACATGAATTTGACAAGCCCGAGGAATTTCATAGCGCCATATTGGAATTAGTTGAAAACAAAGAGAAACGATTGGAAATGGGACGCAATGGCTATGCTTTTACTCACGAAACAACTTGGGAGAATATCGCTTTAAAATGCGCATTCCTATTTGCTGAAGTGACAGAAAGCAAGGAGAAATTAAGATTCACTTTTCCACCTATAAAGTTGGATCACATCAAAGAATTGACAACAGATTATGGGATTCTTCAGTTCTCGAATTTTAGCCAACCCGATTTGTCATCAGGGTATACTTTGGATGATAATGCTCGTGCATTGATTAATATGGTAATGTATTATGATAGGAGCTCAGATCCTATTTCCTTGAATATGGCAAAAATCTATTTAAATTTTATTGCAGAAATACAGCGAGAAGACGGAAGATTTGATAATTACAAAGACATTAACCGTCAATTGACAAAACAGAACGAGTTGGTGAATCTTGAAGATTGCAATGGAAGAGGATTGTGGAGTTTGGGTTTTTTGTTGTCCTATCAAAAAAAACTCCCGATAGATTTAGTTGAACAAGCCCAAAAAGTATGGAACAAAGCCGTTATGAATATTGATGAGGTCACTTCGCCCAGGGCGATTGCTTATACACTCAAGGGACTTTATTATTACTACCAAGCTAATAAAGAGGAAAAAATTAAAACAGCTATAGCTCAACTTGCCGATAAATTATTGAATCATTATCACATCAATTCTGATGATGATTGGTGCTGGTATGAAGATTATATGACCTATGCCAATAATGTACTCCCTGAGGCGATGCTTTTTAGTTTTTTGGCGACAGGAGATTTGAAATACAAAAAAATAGCCTTGACTACGTTTGATTTTCTCTTGTCTCATTATTTTATGAAGGGAGAATTAAGCGTAATTTCAAATAGAGGATGGTTTGTTAAAGGTGAAAAAAAAAGCACTTACGGCGAACAGCCTATTGAAGTAGCGACAACAATTATTACCTTGCATTTGTTTTATCAGGTAACCGGAAATGTGAAATACAGAAACCAACTGAATCTAGCATTTTCATGGTTTTTGGGGAATAATCATCTGAATCAGATTATTTACAATTCAGTAAATGGAGCTTCCTATGACGGACTTGAAGATAAAAATGTGAATATCAATCAAGGTGCAGAATCGACGCTTTGTTTTTTTAAAGCACAGCTCATCATGAATGAATATAAAGATTATAAAAAGTACAGACACTTGGATACCAAGAGTGCTTTACAATTTGAAAAATAATTTAGAAGAATGACCGAAAAAGAAAAAATGCTTTTGGGCGAAGTTTATTTTGCCAATGATAAACAATTAACAGAAGAGCGTACCAAAGCCAAAAAGCTATTACATAAATTGAATGTTACCGAATATTTCATGAATGGGAGGTCACGTGCGATTCTTAGGGAGTTGATGCCGAATTCACATAAACGATTGTATATAGAACCACCGTTTCATTGTGATTATGGATACAATATACATTCGGGGGAGAATGTATATTTCAATGTCAATTGTGTGGTTTTGGACACAATGAAAGTGACAATTGGGAATAATGTTTTCTTTGCGCCGGGAGTACATATTTATACAGCAACCCATCCGCTCAATGCTATTGAAAGAAGAACTGTCGAAAGTTCCAAGCCCGTGTCGATTGGCGATGATTGTTGGATAGGAGGGAACTCCGTTATTTGTCCAGGAGTCACTATTGGAGCTGGGTCTGTAATTGGAGCTGGGTCTATAGTAACCAAAGATATTCCCGAAAATTCTTTAGCAGTGGGTAATCCTGCTAAAGTGATTCGGAAATTGAATGAGGATTAATCTTTTTTATTCATATAAAAGCTCAATGCTCCTGATGGACATTTATTGATTGTTTCAATAATTTTTTCTGTTGTTGAATTTTCGGCTGTAATCCATGGTTGTTCTTTCGGTTTGAAAACGTCAGGATTATTGCGCACGCAATTTCCGGAATGAATACATTTCCCTGATTGCCATACAATGGTTACTTCACCGTTGGTATATTCTTTTTTGATGTTTTTTGGATCCATGGTTAAAGGGTGGTGTTAATGATTGTTGTTCCTTTTAGTAGTTTTGAAATCGGACATTTATCAGCAATGATTAGTAATCGCTCTTTTTGCTCGGGAGTAACTTCTCCCGAAAAAGTGATGTTTCTTCTTATTGTTGTTGTCAATTCGCCAACTACGGTTTCTTGATATAAATTTAGTGAAATATTTATTTCTGGGATTATCCATTCTTTTCTATCAATGTACATTCTTAGCGTAGAAAGGGTACAGCCTGCCAAAGAAGCTAGCAAAGTCGAAAATGGATCCATTCCTAAATTTTTACCGCCAACATTTTCGGGTTCGTCCATAAGAAATTGCCCGTTTCTCCAAGTGATGTTACATAAGTATTTTTGAGTACCTATGTGGCCAAGTATGTCATTTTCGAAAAGATCTTCCATTATAATACGTCGTTAAATTGAGGGTTTCTGTCAAAAGTTTTTTTGGCAAAAGGACATAAGGGGATAATCTTCCAATTTTTTTCTCTTGCCACTTCAACTGCTTTCTCCACTAATTTTTTACCCAACCCTTTTCCGTTGAATACGGGAGATACTTCGGTATGGTCAATGATGATTTTATCTGGGCCGGCAAATACAAAAGTCATTAGCGCTACTTTTCTACCTTCGGATGTAATGTTGAAATTACCGTTTTTTTCGTTGAATTCTATATTTACTGTTTCGGTCATTGTTTTTGTTTTTAAAGTTGCTAAGAATCTGAGATTCTAAGATTCTAAGTTTTTTATATTCTATAAATTGAACTTTCTTTTTAATCTTAGAATCTCAGCTTCTCAGAAACTCAGTATCTATTTTTTAATAAATCATCGGAATTTCCATTAATAGAAATTTCGCGTCAGTTGTTGCTTTGATATCCAAAGTTTTAAAATCAGTTATGCCTAAACCGTCACGAGTTTCCAATTCTTGACCGTCAACAGTTATTGTTCCCGATATTACAAAAACGTACATACCGTTTCCTTCTTTTTTAATCTCGTAGTTTTTAGAAAAACCAGCTTCAAAATCGGCTAAATGAAACCAAGCATCTTGATGGATCCATACTCCGGCATCATCAGAGTTTGGAGATAATATTTGAGCAAAATTATTTTTTTGTTCAGTAGTATCATACGTGATTTGTTGGTAGCGTGGAGTCACATTTCTCGTTTTTGGGAATAACCAAATTTGAAAAAGTTTGGTGCGTAAATCTGCATTTGGATTAAATTCACTGTGTTGAATTCCAGTACCGGCACTCATAACTTGTATATCGCCAGTTTTTATGGTAGATTCATTTCCCATACTGTCTTTGTGAGCCAAATCCCCTTCCAACGGAATAGTAATGATTTCCATATTGTCGTGTGGATGTGTACCAAAACCCATTCCGGCGCCAATAGTATCGTCGTTTAAAACGCGTAAGGTTCCAAACTGAACTCTATCTGGGTTGTACCAACTAGCGAAGCTAAAACTGTGATAAGCATTTAACCATCCATGATCTGCGTGTCCTCTTGTGTCGGCTTTGTGTAAAACTGTATTTTTCATGATATATAAATTTAGTGATTTTTGTTATACAAATTTATATCTGATGTCAGCGTTTTGCACTTAACCTAGATTAAGAAATTATTTCCTAAGCATTTTGCTTTTCATTTTGCTAAAAAACTCGGGAGTAACTCCTAAATAAGAAGCAATTTGTTTTTGGGCAATTTTCTGAATGAGTGTAGGGTACTTTTTGCAGAATTTTTCAAAGCGCTCTTCAGCGGTAAGGCTTAGATTATCCATTAAGCGTTCTTGATTGGCGACCAATGAATTTTCGGTAAGTATTCTGAAGAAACGTTCTAATTTTGGGATTTCCCTGTACAGTATATCTTGGTTTTCTTTAGATAACAAAACTACTTCGGCATCTTCTAAAACTTCTATGAACAGGTTGCCCGGCTTTTGCGAAAGCAAACTGTACATATCGCCAATCCACCAACCTTCGCAAGCAAAAGTCAATACATGTTCTACAATATTATCATTAATGTTGAAACTGCGTAAAATACCCGAATTCACAAAGTAAGAATGTTTGCAGATTGCGCCACTATTCAATAAAATGGTTTTGGCTTTGTAATGGTGTATCTCTGTTTTGGATAAGAAAAGCTCCTGCTCCTGTTGAGTAAGCGATACGTGTTGAGCAATGTTTTTGAGTATTAATTCCATTTATTTTTGCTCTGGAAGTAAAGTAAAGGAAGTTACTTTGAAACGATTATTGACAATTGTACCTGCAACCTCCGCTTTTCTGATGGTTTTGCAAAAACCGTCTTTGGCGTCTGCATCTCCGTGGTCGTCAATTTTGGTTCCATCCACAAAATAAGATTTACCGTCGATGCGAACGGCTAAATCACAGCCTTTTCCTTTTAAACCAAATTGGCATTGACCACAAGAAACTTCTACAATTTGGGATTTTAATAGCTCCTTTTTTTCTTGAGCACCTGATATTAGCGCTATAAACAATAATACGATTGTGAATAGATTTTTCATTTAGGACGGATTTGAAAGCCCTAAGTTAAGTATTTTGGTTCTAATTCTAGATGGAATAGTTTTTAAACATGTAAATCCATAGCAATCTTGAAAGACGAATATTGAAAGAAGCCATTGACAGAATAACTATGGCAATAATGGCAATGATTCTTAAATCGAATCTTTCTGTAAAAAATTGTTGTGCAATTAGGTAAGTGGCAATTCCTTGCGCAACGGTTAATCCATAGTTTACATACATGGCACCAAAAAAATAGCCAGGCTCTTTTTCGAATTTAAAATGACAATGAGGACAATATTGATTCATTTTTGGAAAACCAATATTTAAGAAAATATTTTTTTCGTTGAATACTTTTCCCTCATGACAATGTGGGCAGTCATTATTTAGGATGTGAACAAGTGTGTGTGACATTTTTTTATTTTTTTTCAAAGGTATTTTTTATTCGTGTCACAGCTATTTTCTATATTCGCTAATTATAGGACAATAAAGACATTTAGAAATTATGAGCAAATATCCAATTTATTCGATTCAGCGATTCAATTGTAATGATGTCAATAGTGATTTCTATATAAACACTTTCAAAAATCACT carries:
- a CDS encoding glycosyltransferase — protein: MKTKKSKIILLMSSYPPRQCGLATFSSDVVNSVKLIFGDSLPIEVCALQKEENQFEYGLDVHYALTVSSIDEYRILAEKINNRDDIGMICIEHEFGLYEGDYGNYLLSFLLAINKPIATVFHTVLPRPNDKLKKIVQAIIDLSNKIVVLTKRSQEILIRDYDCQESKLRIIPHGTHMVLWDQKEKLKNEFNYSGKTVLSTFGLISDNKNIETVLYSLPEIIAKHPEVVYLVIGKTHPEVLKKEGEKYRNMLIETTKKLNIENNVFFINEFLELKQLLNYLISSDIYLFASKDPNQAVSGTFAYAMSCGCAIISTPIAHAIEDLNSGIGILLHEFDKPEEFHSAILELVENKEKRLEMGRNGYAFTHETTWENIALKCAFLFAEVTESKEKLRFTFPPIKLDHIKELTTDYGILQFSNFSQPDLSSGYTLDDNARALINMVMYYDRSSDPISLNMAKIYLNFIAEIQREDGRFDNYKDINRQLTKQNELVNLEDCNGRGLWSLGFLLSYQKKLPIDLVEQAQKVWNKAVMNIDEVTSPRAIAYTLKGLYYYYQANKEEKIKTAIAQLADKLLNHYHINSDDDWCWYEDYMTYANNVLPEAMLFSFLATGDLKYKKIALTTFDFLLSHYFMKGELSVISNRGWFVKGEKKSTYGEQPIEVATTIITLHLFYQVTGNVKYRNQLNLAFSWFLGNNHLNQIIYNSVNGASYDGLEDKNVNINQGAESTLCFFKAQLIMNEYKDYKKYRHLDTKSALQFEK
- a CDS encoding sugar O-acetyltransferase — its product is MTEKEKMLLGEVYFANDKQLTEERTKAKKLLHKLNVTEYFMNGRSRAILRELMPNSHKRLYIEPPFHCDYGYNIHSGENVYFNVNCVVLDTMKVTIGNNVFFAPGVHIYTATHPLNAIERRTVESSKPVSIGDDCWIGGNSVICPGVTIGAGSVIGAGSIVTKDIPENSLAVGNPAKVIRKLNED
- a CDS encoding (4Fe-4S)-binding protein; translation: MDPKNIKKEYTNGEVTIVWQSGKCIHSGNCVRNNPDVFKPKEQPWITAENSTTEKIIETINKCPSGALSFYMNKKD
- a CDS encoding Crp/Fnr family transcriptional regulator, with amino-acid sequence MELILKNIAQHVSLTQQEQELFLSKTEIHHYKAKTILLNSGAICKHSYFVNSGILRSFNINDNIVEHVLTFACEGWWIGDMYSLLSQKPGNLFIEVLEDAEVVLLSKENQDILYREIPKLERFFRILTENSLVANQERLMDNLSLTAEERFEKFCKKYPTLIQKIAQKQIASYLGVTPEFFSKMKSKMLRK
- a CDS encoding GNAT family N-acetyltransferase, with translation MTETVNIEFNEKNGNFNITSEGRKVALMTFVFAGPDKIIIDHTEVSPVFNGKGLGKKLVEKAVEVAREKNWKIIPLCPFAKKTFDRNPQFNDVL
- a CDS encoding OsmC family protein, with the protein product MEDLFENDILGHIGTQKYLCNITWRNGQFLMDEPENVGGKNLGMDPFSTLLASLAGCTLSTLRMYIDRKEWIIPEINISLNLYQETVVGELTTTIRRNITFSGEVTPEQKERLLIIADKCPISKLLKGTTIINTTL
- a CDS encoding pirin family protein, encoding MKNTVLHKADTRGHADHGWLNAYHSFSFASWYNPDRVQFGTLRVLNDDTIGAGMGFGTHPHDNMEIITIPLEGDLAHKDSMGNESTIKTGDIQVMSAGTGIQHSEFNPNADLRTKLFQIWLFPKTRNVTPRYQQITYDTTEQKNNFAQILSPNSDDAGVWIHQDAWFHLADFEAGFSKNYEIKKEGNGMYVFVISGTITVDGQELETRDGLGITDFKTLDIKATTDAKFLLMEIPMIY
- a CDS encoding DUF6370 family protein gives rise to the protein MKNLFTIVLLFIALISGAQEKKELLKSQIVEVSCGQCQFGLKGKGCDLAVRIDGKSYFVDGTKIDDHGDADAKDGFCKTIRKAEVAGTIVNNRFKVTSFTLLPEQK
- a CDS encoding DUF983 domain-containing protein, translating into MSHTLVHILNNDCPHCHEGKVFNEKNIFLNIGFPKMNQYCPHCHFKFEKEPGYFFGAMYVNYGLTVAQGIATYLIAQQFFTERFDLRIIAIIAIVILSMASFNIRLSRLLWIYMFKNYSI